The sequence AGCCAGTTCTTTAAGCATTTTTAAAGGTGCTGGCTGCATAAATTTACTCGCAACTTCTCGACGAGAAATTTTTGCAATGACTTTATTATTAATTTGAATTTGGTTAGCTGAATTTAAGCTTAATCCAGCCGCACGATAGTAAACAATATTAGGAGTTAAATCTAAAAATGCCGAAGCTTCTACAGTTTCTACTCCATATTTAAGATATAAATCTACAGCGCCTCTTTCAATTTCTGGCTCGTTAGGACTGTGGATTAAGTTGAATGCATAGGGACCATTTGGTAAAGATGCTTGAATAACTTTTATCGCTTCTTCCAAACGATTTAAACTCAAACCACCCGCACCAAAAGAACTTAAAATATTCTCTTTCCCCAAGGCAATGACCATTTCTTCGGAGGCTATACCCCCAGCCATTGCACCAGCTGTGTAAGCATATTTTAGATTATGACAAACAAGAAAATTGGGGTCTCCGAAGCTTTTTGTAAAAACAGGTGGCGCTGCAATTAGTAATTCTATTTCTGCTGGCTGACTGTTATCAAGAGGACAATAGCCGTAATTTGTTGCCCCAATTCTGTCACCGACTTTAACAATATAACAAGGTTTATCGGTTTCGAGCAATTGTTGTTTGATTCCTTCGGGGTCAAAAGATATACAGCTTACCGAACCTTTCCAAGTCCGGTTTTTAGTTGAAGAAACCCCATAATATACAAGTCCGTTTTCTTGTTTGTTTACCACGTTATTTTTCAGTTATTGATGAACAATGAGCAATCAGCAATTATCAATGAAGAATGAGTGATGAATTATTAATAAATAGTTGAAATAGTTAAATATATTACTATTACAAACAGCCTATTAACATAATCATCTGTCATTCTCCATTTAGAAAATTGAAAAATTATTGAGAATCTTCAGAAAACAATTCCTCGGCACAAGCTATTTGTAATTGAATTATTTCGCTGAGTTGTTGACTAAAATCTTGACGATAATTTAAAAATCTAGAATGGGTCTTATGAACCATTAAATTATTCGCGCTAAGTTGTTTATGTTGAGGTTTAATATAACTGGTCACGCTCAAAGTTGAAGCTAATTTATTTGTGCCAGAAGATGCAAGGTTTGAAGTAGTTTTCGCCAGAGTTTTTGGTTGCTCTATTTTATTTTCTATATTAGATAAGGCGATTTTTTTCATGGGACTTGCTTCTGACTTTTTCGGTGATGGTATAGAAATATCTGGTTTAGTTTGTGGTTGATGAACTGCCTTTGTTTTTTCTTTTACCTTTACTGATGCTTCGGCTTTTTCAGTCGGTTTGGGTGTTGTGTTTATACTTGTTGCCAATTGCTCTTTATCAACAGGTAAAGCGGTAACTTCTGATTTATTTTGTAAAAGTTTTTTGTTCTGGGCGCTCAGAATACTTTCGGTAATATTATGACCGCCCAACTTAACTTTTCTAGTGCTTATGCCAGATTTTTTCTTAGCTACTTCGGCAGTGGAATATAGCGGTGATAAATCTATAGGAACTTGATTGCTAGCAAGTTTTGCTAATGCTTTCAGAATGCTACTATAGTCGTCTAAACCCCTACGATTAAGAGAAATTGTCATATGTTCTTTATCGCTTAAATCTTTGTCAATCCATCGAGAACAAACGTTCCCAGCACCGGTTTCGATAAATATTTTTGCACCATCATCATAAACTCGGTTCACCAGTCGGGGAAAATCAAGCTGTTTACAAAGTCCTGTAGCGATACCTTCAGCAATGGCTTTACTTTCTAATTCTATTGGCGCATATTTTGCCGCAGAATAAAGTATTAGATTTTGCCGATTTTCTTGAACTGGTAAAGTGTTGACGTTAGCAATTTCCTGGTGTTCGGAAGCCATTGCTTCGCAATGAATTACGTGATCGAAAGGTGCCCGGAATGCACTACAACCTAATTTTTTGATGACTCTTTCGCAAGCTGCTGGCTCACCTGCAATTACGACTTCTTCGGGTGTATTTATTTGAGTTAGGTAAACGCGATTTTCATCTACTATGCTCTCCCTTACTTGGGATGGTGTGGCTATAAGCACGTAATTGCACCAAAAACTGCTGTCTGGCGATCGCTCTACAGGTGGTAGCTGCCAAAATTCTCTGACGCAGTTTTTCGCACCGGATAACCTGTCTCCAAATAAGGTGCTGGAGTTTAAAGCGTTGCTCATCTCGCCGAATTTATTCCATATCCCGATAGCAGACATCATACTAACTTCACCTAAGCTGTAACCAAAAGCAAATTTTGGTTTAACTTGGAAGTTATCCTGAAGCACTCTTGAAAGCAGCTTCGCAACGACTATTTCGTTTTCAAACATTGCTGCCGAATCATCTAGCAGTTGCTTTTCTAGCCCTTCTAATTGCCTGCTTGATAGTTTATTCAAGCTGCGGGGATATACTAACTTCTCAACGTGACTGACGCGATTGTCTAAATTTTGCAGGATAATATCATCCTGAACTTCGGGAAATAAACGGAAGAGATTTCTACCAATACCGAGATAGGAATTAACCGCAGCAGGATAGACAAATGCAACTTCTCCTTTTTTGCCCAGCGGTTTAGCTGTAAAATAACTACCTAGTGGTGTTTGCCATTCTTCACCATTCTCAAATGCCTTATTTACACCTTTGATAGCTGCCTCTATTTCTTTAGCTAATTCTTTCTGGTTGCGAGCTAAAATTACTAAAGTATAATCTTGACTGCATTTTTTATAATTAGCAAAAGCCATGCTCGCAGCTACGGGAAGAGATGTTCCGCTATTTACTAAATTATGCAAATTGTCAATTTGCTGTAGTAAATTTTCGCGATTTTTTTCAGCTATAGGAAACAACTGCAGAGGCATTTGCTGCAAAAATCTGCTGCTGCGGTCTTGTTTATTTGGTTCTTCAGATATTATTAAATGAGCGTAAGTGCCATCTAAACCCATGCTATTAATAGCTGCCGTTCTTCGAACGGTATCTGGATTGAGAAACCAAGGCCTCGATTCCGGAACAACATAGAAAGGACTGTTTTCCCACTTTTTAATATCTTTGACACCATTCCATTTTGGTGTTGCAGGGAGATATCTATAATAGAGACACAAAGCAGTTTTAATTAAACTTGCAATTCCCGATGCAACATAGGTGTGACCAATATTAGCTTTAACGCTGCCGATCGCGCAGGTTAATTTGTTTGCACCGCTTGGATAAGCCCGAAGTAATCCGTCAATTTCTGCTTCGTCTTCTTGAGAAATACCGCTACCAAAAACTTCCAAATAAGATATATCTGAAGGTTTAATTTCTGCTGTCTCAAAAGCTTGTTGACAGGCAGAACTAACGGTGTTTGCATCTGCATTTCCCAAGCGACTTTGCAAATCACTTTTGGTAGCATTTTTCTGCGTGAAACTAACTGCATCGATTACCGCGTAGATGCACTCGTTTTCCTGTTTTGCTACTTGATGTCGCTTTAAAACTACTGCACCCGCACCTTCGCCAACCATCCAGCCGTTAGCTTTTTGGTCATAGGATAGAGTCTTTACACCTGTATTAACTGTCGATAATTCATTTCTTAATAACACATTTTCCATGCCGCCAGCTAAATCCACAGCACCCACTAATACGGCATCTGCTTCCCCAGTAGTTAATAAATGTTGCGCTACTTCTAAAACCTTAAATGTGGAGTTTTCGCCAGCAGAAATAGTTAAAACGGGAGCAGAAAAATTCCATAGCGAGGAAATGCGACTCGCCATAATATTGGTTATGTAGCTAACGAATTCGCTGCTATCGGCTGGTTCGGGATGAATTCCATCTTTAACTATTGTTTCTAACTTATTAACTTTATCAGATGATAGGGATATTGCGCTAGCATTTAATCCTTCTTTTATTTCCCAAGACAAATTCCATCTTTGCTGGAGTTGATGAACGGAAAATTCGGCTTCTGTGGCGATTAAAACCGCGACCTTATCGCCTTCTTTAACGCCTGCATCTTTTAGAGCGCGTTCTGCAACTTTAAGCATCAATAATTGTTGCTTGTTGAGATTATCTAACTCGTTGGGGGGAATTTTACTAGATACGGTATCAATTTCAAATTCGCTAATATAAGCTCCACTGGGTACTTTAGAATCAGGTAAGTTATATTTTTCCAGTAGCTCTGTTTGATTTTCTACACCGTGCCATCTCCCAGCAGGTAGGGGAATAAAATGTTGTTTTCCTTGGTAAATACTTCTCTCAAAAGCATCTAAGCCATCACAATCACCAAATAACACATCCATTCCGACAATCGCCATTTTAGCCAGTTTCAAAGGTTGGCTTGATTCTTCAGATATGATGTTTTTATTTTGTTCTAAAATTAGATGCCCGTTGGTTCCACCCAAACCAAAAGCACTAACTGCGGCGCGTTTTATCGAACCGCTTTTTGAGTGCCAATTAGTAGGACTTGTGACAATACGGCTGGGTGAAATTACGTTATCTTCCGAACCAATGGGATTTGTAATATTAATAGTTGTAGGAATAATACCCTTAGTCATGCTTAAGAGTACTTTAATCAGACTAGCGCTAGCAGCACCAGTAAGCAAATGCCCGATATTAGATTTTACCGAACCCGTAAATGGAGTTGCTTGATATTTACCAAAGAAAGTTTCGACAGAGTTAAATTCGGTACTGTCTCCTAATAAAGTTCCGGTTGCATGACACTCAATATAGTCAATCGCTTTTGGATCGAGATCGGCTTCTAAATAAGCCCTTTCAAAAGCTAAAGTTTGTCCTTTCGGATTGGGGCTGAGTAAATGTTTACCTCTACCATCATTAGAAAGTCCGTTCCCCGTTATCGAAGCATAAATGCGATCGCCGTCTCTAACAGCATCGCTATAGCGTTTAAGAACAAGCATTCCCACACCTTCGGAAGTAATTAATCCCCGTGAAGATTTATCTAGAGGGCGACTAATATCATTATTTTCAGGGTAGCCTTGAATACCAGAGAAAAGCATCCTGATAAATATAGGATCGGCACAACTAATACCACCAGCTAACATCAAGTCAGCTTTATGACTCCATAGATAGTGAGAGGCTAATCTCGCAGCATATAAAGGTGAGGAACAAGCAGCATCCAGGCAAAAATGGATATGAGACAAAGACAAAGCTTGAGAAATGATCGCAGCAGGTAAACCCGATATCATCGCATTGTAAAAAGAAGTTTCTTCAGCAGGCGGTAAACTTGCTACTTCAAAATCTTCTTGCTGCAAAAGCTCCCCAATTGCCGGATTTAACACCTGTTGATAGAGCGGTTCAAATAATTGATTTGATGATTTCGTAGGTAGCGAGAGTGTGCCCAACAGTACTCCGCATTTGGAAAGAACAGACTTGTCTTCCAAATAACCACTGTTTTGTAATGCTTGCTTCGCAGCATAAAGCGACCATTTAAAGGTGTCATCTAGATTTTGTAGCAATGAAGAGGGAAGGTTATATCCCGATGCATCAAACTTAAAATTACGTACAAATCCCCCTTGTAGGGAGTAAACTTTATCTGGCTTTCCTTTGACTGGATCGTAAAATATAGTTGGTTCTATACCAATTTCATCAATACTTAATTCAGAAGTTGAATCTTTTTGCTCGATTAAATTATGCCAAAATTCTTCAGCATTTTTAGCATCCGGGAACAGGCATGAAAACCCAATTATCGCGATTTTTTCCATACTTTTATTCAGTGAGCAGTTAACAGTGAGTTGTTCACCCGTCGGGTGTGCATTGTCAGCAAGCAGTTGTAATTTTTAGTTTTTGACTAGCTACAGAGAGAGAAGGAGTGTAGAAGGGTTAGAGGATGTAGAATATTCTCAATTCTTAACCTCTAACCTTTAACCTCTAACCTTTAACCTTTAACCTTTAACCTCTAACCTTTTAAAGACTTAGTAGGAATAATGATTCCTTTACCACCGAATAAGCGAGAATAAATTTTGCCTTGTTTATCGTGTATTGTAAAATCTGCTGCAACACTAGTAGAAGTCTTATTCGTGACTTCGCAAGAAACGTAAAAAGGTTGATTGCTTGGAGTTGCCGCAAATTGTTCGTGTCTCTTAATTTCTGCTGGCAAACAAATTTCTTGATGATAGTGCTGTAGCCAAACCCATAAAGGATGAGTACTTAAATCAACAGAGTAAGGATTTACCCAAATAACAGGGAATTGTCCTTGTTGTTCCCTACTAATTTCGTTCCAAACGCATTCAGTAGTAATTTTTTCGGGACTAATATTTATTACTTTTGTTAGCCCTTTGAAAGATTCTCCATGAAATAAGGGAAATATTGATGGATTTTCTTGATAAAAATCATTACCGGTAATAGGAATGATATTATCTTCTGTCATATTCAGTTTTCCGTAAGTCGGACTTTCAGTATGCTTGGGTAACAAATGAATGTCGTCAATACTGAAATGATAGTTAATTTTTCCGTTTTTATTCCTACTCCATATTTTCGCTTTAAAAACTATTTCTTGATGCTCGTGCTTAGCAATTTCTTCTAGATCCAGGATATACTCTTCTGATAGTTTTTCATCAAAAGGTACTCCCTTGAGAACTTTAAAATTA comes from Rivularia sp. PCC 7116 and encodes:
- a CDS encoding PfaB family protein, which produces MEKIAIIGFSCLFPDAKNAEEFWHNLIEQKDSTSELSIDEIGIEPTIFYDPVKGKPDKVYSLQGGFVRNFKFDASGYNLPSSLLQNLDDTFKWSLYAAKQALQNSGYLEDKSVLSKCGVLLGTLSLPTKSSNQLFEPLYQQVLNPAIGELLQQEDFEVASLPPAEETSFYNAMISGLPAAIISQALSLSHIHFCLDAACSSPLYAARLASHYLWSHKADLMLAGGISCADPIFIRMLFSGIQGYPENNDISRPLDKSSRGLITSEGVGMLVLKRYSDAVRDGDRIYASITGNGLSNDGRGKHLLSPNPKGQTLAFERAYLEADLDPKAIDYIECHATGTLLGDSTEFNSVETFFGKYQATPFTGSVKSNIGHLLTGAASASLIKVLLSMTKGIIPTTINITNPIGSEDNVISPSRIVTSPTNWHSKSGSIKRAAVSAFGLGGTNGHLILEQNKNIISEESSQPLKLAKMAIVGMDVLFGDCDGLDAFERSIYQGKQHFIPLPAGRWHGVENQTELLEKYNLPDSKVPSGAYISEFEIDTVSSKIPPNELDNLNKQQLLMLKVAERALKDAGVKEGDKVAVLIATEAEFSVHQLQQRWNLSWEIKEGLNASAISLSSDKVNKLETIVKDGIHPEPADSSEFVSYITNIMASRISSLWNFSAPVLTISAGENSTFKVLEVAQHLLTTGEADAVLVGAVDLAGGMENVLLRNELSTVNTGVKTLSYDQKANGWMVGEGAGAVVLKRHQVAKQENECIYAVIDAVSFTQKNATKSDLQSRLGNADANTVSSACQQAFETAEIKPSDISYLEVFGSGISQEDEAEIDGLLRAYPSGANKLTCAIGSVKANIGHTYVASGIASLIKTALCLYYRYLPATPKWNGVKDIKKWENSPFYVVPESRPWFLNPDTVRRTAAINSMGLDGTYAHLIISEEPNKQDRSSRFLQQMPLQLFPIAEKNRENLLQQIDNLHNLVNSGTSLPVAASMAFANYKKCSQDYTLVILARNQKELAKEIEAAIKGVNKAFENGEEWQTPLGSYFTAKPLGKKGEVAFVYPAAVNSYLGIGRNLFRLFPEVQDDIILQNLDNRVSHVEKLVYPRSLNKLSSRQLEGLEKQLLDDSAAMFENEIVVAKLLSRVLQDNFQVKPKFAFGYSLGEVSMMSAIGIWNKFGEMSNALNSSTLFGDRLSGAKNCVREFWQLPPVERSPDSSFWCNYVLIATPSQVRESIVDENRVYLTQINTPEEVVIAGEPAACERVIKKLGCSAFRAPFDHVIHCEAMASEHQEIANVNTLPVQENRQNLILYSAAKYAPIELESKAIAEGIATGLCKQLDFPRLVNRVYDDGAKIFIETGAGNVCSRWIDKDLSDKEHMTISLNRRGLDDYSSILKALAKLASNQVPIDLSPLYSTAEVAKKKSGISTRKVKLGGHNITESILSAQNKKLLQNKSEVTALPVDKEQLATSINTTPKPTEKAEASVKVKEKTKAVHQPQTKPDISIPSPKKSEASPMKKIALSNIENKIEQPKTLAKTTSNLASSGTNKLASTLSVTSYIKPQHKQLSANNLMVHKTHSRFLNYRQDFSQQLSEIIQLQIACAEELFSEDSQ